A DNA window from Zingiber officinale cultivar Zhangliang chromosome 3A, Zo_v1.1, whole genome shotgun sequence contains the following coding sequences:
- the LOC122051969 gene encoding radial spoke head 10 homolog B-like → MRSPSPSPSDIGVEGSALSSTPPPPLFPLCGAPTLRNPNLDSPHGLSVAHKRPIVTPSAAAPAPAPAPADSCRVLVPSVVAAPRRLASSAVRHIFRRLQLRLRFFLLLSFPFLYHLLSSSGAGSGDAVPGRSFLLDFFSALAFSSVLLLVLCVSFNVLPLPSFRLLLSRSSARLLPSHRAPASPVLWSIGSFSSPGRLKGDRLLASGSVVQVYNNGDVYEGEFHRGKSTGSGVYYYSMSGRYEGDWVDGKYDGYGVETWARGSRYRGQYRQGLRHGFGIYRFYTGDVYAGEWSNGQSHGCGVHTCEDGSRFVGEFKWGVKHGLGHYHFRNGDTYAGEYFADKMHGFGVYRFANGHQYEGAWHEGRRQGLGMYTFRNGETQSGHWQNGALDTLSTQSINLCSPIAVNHSKVLNAIQEARGASKKAYDVPRVDDKVNKAVAAANKAANAARVAAVQAVQKRMPGNGDDIGNHIV, encoded by the exons ATGAgatcgccgtcgccgtcgccgtcggaCATCGGAGTGGAAGGCTCCGCCCTTTCTTCAACTCCTCCTCCGCCTCTCTTCCCTCTTTGCGGCGCTCCCACGCTTCGCAACCCTAATCTCGACTCGCCCCACGGGCTCTCCGTCGCCCACAAGCGTCCCATCGTCACCCCTTCCGCCGCCGCCCCCGCCCCCGCCCCCGCCCCCGCCGACTCCTGCCGAGTCTTGGTCCCCTCGGTCGTCGCCGCTCCGCGCCGCCTGGCCTCGTCCGCCGTCCGCCACATCTTCCGCCGGCTCCAGCTCCGACTccgcttcttcctcctcctctccttcccCTTTCTTTACCATCTCCTTTCCTCCTCCGGCGCCGGCAGCGGCGACGCCGTCCCGGGAAGATCTTTCCTCCTCGATTTCTTCTCGGCCCTTGCATTCTCGTCTGTTCTTCTCCTCGTCCTGTGCGTCTCCTTTAACGTCCTCCCCTTACCCTCCTTCCGCCTCCTCCTCTCCCGCTCCTCCGCCCGCCTCCTTCCCAGTCATCGGGCCCCAGCGAGCCCCGTGCTGTGGTCCATTGGGAGCTTCTCGTCCCCCGGAAGGCTCAAGGGTGATCGTCTCCTAGCGTCGGGGTCCGTCGTGCAGGTCTACAACAACGGGGATGTCTACGAGGGAGAGTTCCACCGAGGGAAAAGCACGGGAAGCGGGGTGTACTATTACTCTATGAGTGGCAGGTATGAAGGCGATTGGGTTGATGGGAAATACGACGGGTATGGTGTTGAGACCTGGGCTCGAGGCAGCCGGTACAGGGGTCAATACAGGCAAGGGCTCCGGCATGGGTTTGGGATATATCGCTTCTACACCGGCGATGTGTATGCTGGGGAGTGGTCAAACGGACAGAGCCACGGGTGTGGTGTGCATACATGTGAGGATGGTAGCCGATTCGTCGGGGAATTCAAATGGGGAGTAAAGCATGGCCTTGGCCATTATCATTTCAG GAATGGAGACACATATGCTGGGGAATATTTTGCAGACAAGATGCATGGTTTTGGAGTGTATCGCTTTGCCAATGGACATCAATATGAAGGTGCATGGCATGAAGGAAGGAGACAAGGCTTGGGAATGTACACATTTCGAAATGGGGAGACACAATCAGGTCATTGGCAAAATGGTGCCCTTGATACCTTGAGCACTCAGAGCATTAATCTTTGCTCTCCTATTGCTGTTAACCATTCAAAAGTTCTAAATGCTATTCAG GAAGCTAGAGGAGCATCCAAAAAAGCTTATGATGTGCCCAGGGTTGACGATAAGGTGAACAAGGCTGTTGCTGCAGCAAACAAAGCTGCTAATGCAGCTAGAGTTGCTGCAGTGCAAGCTGTTCAAAAGCGCATGCCCGGTAATGGAGATGACATAGGAAACCACATTGTATGA